Proteins co-encoded in one Fusarium fujikuroi IMI 58289 draft genome, chromosome FFUJ_chr06 genomic window:
- a CDS encoding related to cellobiose dehydrogenase, whose amino-acid sequence MRFSSLSGVSALTLAALTAPASCKPADSTYDYIVVGGGPAGLITAERLSEANKKVLLLERGHGPTVATGSNHTLSWDSSLTPIDVPGLSSAVGGLDLWNEYMCDDTAALAACVLGGGVTVNYMVFVHPPARDFDDKWPKGWKWNDVAPAADRLYARNQGTLVPSKNNERYDQGLYNTLSGFFDKLGWKSVDMIKQPNEKHEVYSWPSWNVQNALRAGPVRTYLPLAQKRNNFTLRMGSKVIRVVRSGSRATGVEVETAAGKKEIVKLSKHGRVVLSAGALTTPRLLFNSGIGPKKQILTAKKTGVTLPAERNWISLPVGENLMDHPIFTFTVKTGGAWGMLDTDSVLNGTDTKNIDLYEKKSSGVLTQGRHRMIFFSSNKGSDGVTRYFQGSCAAGGDGIASIKVYMTHGLTSTGVLGMTEEGKTVIEKSPYLQTSGDVEAAKAFVQDMVAKITDSSSGFVLQKETNTTAIIKAVTSGNHYAGTTKMGTDDGRKGGSSVVDTNAKVYGMDNLFVSDAGIHPDLPTGNIQTIVMVAAEAAVAKILAC is encoded by the exons ATGCGCTTCTCATCTCTTTCGGGCGTGTCTGCCCTTACCTTGGCCGCTCTCACGGCACCAGCCTCATGCAAGCCCGCCGATTCTACCTACGATTACATTGTCGTTGGCGGAGGCCCTGCTGGCCTGATCACAGCTGAGCGACTCTCAGAGGCCAACAAGAAGGTACTTCTTCTCGAGCGTGGACATGGTCCAACCGTCGCCACTGGATCCAACCACACTCTATCTTGGGACTCCTCCCTTACCCCAATCGACGTTCCTGGCCTCTCGTCTGCGGTTGGTGGACTTGATCTATGGAATGAGTATATGTGTGATGATACTGCCGCCCTAGCCGCTTGTGTTCTTGGTGGCGGTGTCACCGTCAACTACATGGTCTTTGTGCATCCTCCTGCTCGCGACTTTGACGACAAATGGCCCAAGGGTTGGAAATGGAACGATGTTGCACCTGCTGCCGACAGACTGTATGCTCGCAATCAAGGCACTCTAGTACCATCCAAGAACAACGAGCGATACGACCAGGGTCTCTACAACACTCTGTCTGGCTTTTTCGATAAGCTGGGTTGGAAGTCGGTCGACATGATCAAGCAGCCCAACGAGAAGCACGAGGTGTACAGCTGGCCATCTTGGAATGTCCAGAATGCCCTGCGAGCTGGGCCCGTCAGGACCTATCTCCCCCTTGCCCAGAAGCGAAATAACTTCACTCTTCGCATGGGTTCCAAGGTCATTCGCGTTGTCCGATCTGGCTCACGAGCCACTGGCGTTGAGGTTGAAACTGCTGCaggcaagaaggagattgtcAAGCTTTCCAAGCACGGTCGCGTTGTTCTTTCTGCTGGCGCCCTAACAACTCCTCGCCTGCTGTTCAACTCAGGCATTGGACCAAAGAAACAGATTCTGACTGCTAAGAAGACTGGCGTCACTCTTCCTGCCGAGAGAAACTGGATCAGCCTACCTGTCGGCGAGAACCTCATGGACCATcccatcttcaccttcactgTCAAGACTGGTGGTGCTTGGGGCATGCTTGACACTGATAGTGTATTGAACGGCACCGATACCAAGAACATCGATCTATATGAGAAGAAGTCCTCTGGAGTCTTGACTCAAGGCCGCCATCgcatgatcttcttcagctccaacAAGGGTTCCGATGGTGTCACTCGATACTTCCAAGGATCATGTGCTGCTGGAGGTGATGGTATCGCTTCCATCAAGGTCTACATGACTCACGGCCTGACCTCGACTGGTGTTCTGGGTATGACTGAGGAGGGCAAGACTGTCATTGAGAAGTCTCCTTATCTGCAAACAAGTGGAGATGTCGAGGCCGCGAAGGCTTTTGTTCAGGATATGGTTGCGAAGATCACCGATTCTTCATCTGGATTCGTTCTTCAGAAGGAGACCAACACCACAGCTATCATTAAGGCTGTTACCAGCGGGAACCATTATGCTGGTACTACCAAGATGGGTACTGATGATGGGCGAAAGGGAGGCTCTTCCGTTGTTGATACCAACGCCAAGGTATATGGCATGGACAACCTT TTTGTCTCCGATGCTGGCATCCACCCCGACCTTCCTACTGGCAATATCCAGACCATTGTTATGGTTGCCGCAGAGGCTGCAGTTGCCAAGATCCTTGCTTGTTAA
- a CDS encoding related to 1-aminocyclopropane-1-carboxylate synthase 1, with the protein MSLTEILSPHMRDIVAAVFPTVSSNLSDRSSDKIDLATAENWLIRPELQRLCKEAIQNHLTEDHLSYSKGFGGDALLLASAADFFNTYFKPLNPVLSEHIVATPGATLCLDSLLFSICDEGDIVLVPAPYWNGFDFHFRLRAKVTIVPVMTKYEIPTEGCNYEILQGSLVSSLNEAYESVSDKSRVRALIVTNPHNPFAQCYHETDLREAIVFCQTHGLHYISDELYAMSDLQRKRGYDGNRGVPFTSALRLAHESPELEAQKLKALSPSKIHIIWSLSKDFGSSGLRLGFLISQNPSCKALLASVYLLSTIHTSCLSSIAATHLLKSKELPILLEKAATRLEGAHKTAITRFRKWGAPFIYPHAGPYVTVKLVTQASNLEEEDEGLEKLKQAGVVVSRLRDFAGWKDISDNLNHFGWVRMTVAVPMERLLDTLDRIADALKYEEKEDRI; encoded by the exons atgAGCTTAACTGAGATTCTTTCTCCTCACATGAGAGACATTGTGGCCGCAGTTTTTCCAACAGTCTCATCAAATCTAAGCGACAGATCTTCTGATAAGATAGACCTTGCCACAGCTGAGAACTGGTTAATTAGGCCTGAGCTTCAACGTCTCTGCAAGGAGGCTATTCAGAACCACCTGACTGAAGAC CATTTGTCTTATTCCAAAGGCTTTGGTGGCGACGCATTGCTGCTTGCATCAGCAgccgacttcttcaacactTACTTCAAGCCGCTCAACCCTGTCCTCTCAGAGCACATAGTAGCTACGCCTGGCGCCACCTTGTGTCTTGATTCACTTTTATTCAGCATTTGTGATGAAGGGGATATTGTGCTGGTACCCGCACCGTACTGGA ACGGTTTTGATTTCCATTTCAGACTCCGGGCCAAAGTAACGATAGTGCCAGTTATGACAAAGTACGAGATACCTACCGAGGGGTGTAACTACGAAATACTTCAAGGCTCTTTAGTTTCTTCCTTGAATGAAGCATATGAAAGTGTCTCAGATAAAAGCCGCGTGCGAGCTCTTATCGTGACCAATCCACATAATCCATTTGCCCAGTGCTACCATGAAACAGATCTCAGGGAAGCAATTGTCTTTTGTCAAACACATGGGTTACACTACATCTCTGACGAACTGTACGCCATGAGTGACCTGCAACGAAAACGTGGGTATGACGGTAATCGCGGAGTGCCTTTCACCTCGGCGCTTAGGTTGGCTCATGAGAGCCCTGAGTTAGAGGCTCAAAAGCTTAAGGCCTTGTCTCCAAGTAAGATTCATATTATCTGGAGCTTGAGCAAGGACTTTGGTTCAAGTGGCTTGCGCCTG GGATTCCTCATAAGCCAAAATCCTAGCTGTAAAGCCTTACTAGCTTCAGTCTACCTACTGTCAACTATTCATACGTCCTGTCTATCCTCCATCGCAGCAACCCATCTTCTCAAATCAAAAGAGCTACCAATTCTCCTAGAGAAAGCAGCAACACGTCTTGAAGGAGCTCATAAAACTGCTATTACACGGTTCCGTAAATGGGGGGCTCCGTTTATATATCCGCATGCTGGTCCCTATGTAACAGTAAAGTTGGTAACGCAGGCCAGCAAtctcgaagaggaagacgagggaCTTGAAAAGCTGAAACAAGCTGGGGTCGTGGTCTCAAGACTTCGCGACTTTGCGGGCTGGAAGGATATTTCTGACAATCTAAACCACTTCGGCTGGGTTAGAATGACGGTTGCAGTGCCAATGGAGAGACTACTTGATACTTTGGATAGGATCGCGGATGCTTTGAAGTacgaggagaaagaagacagGATATAA
- a CDS encoding probable DHA14-like major facilitator; ABC transporter: protein MTLEGENEKAKNTSIQEYPSVEESNATLGNDAPRTPGIDYPSGLRLISLIVGLGLAVLLVALDNTIIATAIPRISDDFKSLDDIGWYGSSYLLTTCAFQLLFGKLYTLFNIKWVFIAAMVLFEVGSAICGAAPTSEALIVGRAIAGLGSAGIFQGAIIIIAYSVPLDKRPLYNGMFGSVYGVASVIGPLLGGAFVDHVTWRWCFYINLPVGAVAMLAAIMTVRIPKQKDPSQRSSWISYVSDLDPIGTVCFLPGVVCLLLALQWGGTKYPWSSGKVIGPLVLSTVLLAAFVAVQVWKGDKATVPPRIMRQRTVVSASVFTLLLSAAYFAIVFYIPIWFQAIKGVSAIKSGIMCLPMILSVVIFSLVAGGGVTAIGHYVPFAYASSILTAIGAGLITTFETDTGHPKWIGYQFLFGAGVGCGIQLGIIASQVVLQEADIPTGTAIITLCQMLGGAISISAAQSIFGNLLGHGISQTVGEDLNIVTQVGATDLKDVVDPRFYARVLEAYNSALTETWYLSVALAALSIVGVIGMEWKSVKRLAAAK, encoded by the exons ATGACCTTGGAAGGTGAGAACGAAAAGGCCAAAAACACGTCTATCCAAGAATACCCTTCTGTAGAGGAAAGCAACGCGACTCTTGGAAATGATGCCCCAAGAACTCCGGGGATAGACTATCCCAGTGGCCTCCGCCTCATCTCTCTGATTGTCGGGCTTGGTCTCGCTGTACTCTTAGTTGCGCTC GACAACACAATCATTGCGACTGCTATACCTCGGATTTCCGATGACTTCAAGTCTCTTGACGACATAGGATGGTACGGCTCATCCTACCTCCTAACAACATGCGCTTTCCAACTCCTGTTCGGGAAATTATACACCTTGTTCAACATAAAATGGGTTTTCATTGCGGCAATGGTTCTTTTTGAGGTCGGCTCGGCCATTTGCGGAGCTGCGCCGACGTCTGAGGCGCTCATCGTCGGACGTGCCATCGCAGGATTGGGATCTGCTGGTATATTCCAAGGTGCCATTATCATTATCGCTTATTCTGTTCCCCTCGACAAAAGACCCTTGT ACAACGGCATGTTTGGATCTGTTTATGGCGTTGCATCTGTTATTGGACCACTGCTGGGAGGAGCATTCGTTGACCATGTTACTTGGCGATGGTG CTTCTACATCAACCTACCCGTAGGTGCCGTCGCCATGCTTGCCGCAATAATGACCGTTCGTATCCCGAAGCAAAAGGACCCTTCTCAAAGGTCCTCATGGATATCCTATGTGAGCGATCTGGATCCCATTGGCACAGTTTGTTTCCTTCCTGGTGTAGTATGCCTATTACTTGCTCTCCAGTGGGGGGGAACAAAGTATCCTTGGAGTTCCGGCAAGGTCATAGGTCCTCTTGTCCTCAGCACTGTACTCCTCGCAGCCTTTGTTGCTGTCCAGGTATGGAAAGGAGACAAGGCAACAGTACCGCCTCGGATCATGCGCCAGAGGACAGTTGTATCTGCGAGTGTCTttactctcctcctcagtgCTGCATATTTCGCCATCGTCTTTTACATACCCATATGGTTCCAAGCTATCAAAGGCGTTTCTGCTATCAAGTCAGGAATTATGTGTCTGCCCATGATTCTGTCAGTAGTCATTTTTTCGCTTGTGGCAGGTGGAGGAGTTACCGCCATCGGGCATTATGTACCCTTTGCTTATGCCAGCAGTATCTTGACCGCCATTGGAGCGGGCCTAATCACAACCTTTGAGACGGACACTGGCCATCCTAAATGGATCGGATATCAATTCTTGTTCGGGGCAGGAGTTGGTTGTGGTATCCAGCTGGGTATCATCGCCTCCCAGGTTGTTCTGCAAGAAGCTGATATTCCTACTGGAACTGCCATTATCACGCTCTGCCAAATGTTGGGAGGTGCGATATCTATATCAGCTGCTCAAAGTATCTTTGGTAATCTCCTTGGGCATGGAATTTCACAAACGGTAGGAGAGGATTTAAATATCGTCACACAAGTTGGAGCTACGGATCTGAAGGACGTTGTTGATCCTCGGTTTTATGCCAGAGTTTTGGAGGCTTACAACAGTGCACTGACGGAAACGTGGTATCTCTCGGTGGCCCTGGCTGCACTGTCCATTGTTGGAGTTATTGGTATGGAATGGAAGAGTGTTAAGAGGCTAGCCGCAGCTAAGTAG
- a CDS encoding trichothecene synthesis TRI7-like protein, with product MSFLISHPTPGLSLGSFTAAHFLCTATLGFTAKDQAWIRRVASILVFIFTFIGDRTASAVSDNASIRCLLVTFSWVQAFNGNSLLCLSKAEYKTLNQERHQNTAPKSVFVGSGASGNGSFFSRLKWAIAMQWNLRRIKTYRPARNTPPFSSKDPSYIPSRGRFLLNRIAVILASIAYMAIIGLQPQPTREDLSGDRIIFFSRLNEVTLYELLQRAISTVTWLSGIGTTSEICYNVIAVVLVGLGLSEPVMWPSWFGSFTEAYSVRRWWSISWHQTWRCFLTDHADWVVYDILHLPKTSLITRHTKNLVVFYISGLIHLAPDLTIGMPLKESSAIMFFTFQAVGIMIEDLVQSLNNKIGLVKSSIMARCIGYVWLAAWLVWTIPWWSFICTMHMKAGQDDLISLAKRNYA from the exons ATGTCTTTTCTCATAAGCCATCCCACGCCGGGCCTCTCACTTGGTTCTTTCACAGCCGCTCACTTTCTTTGCACAGCTACGCTTGGCTTCACAGCCAAAGATCAAGCATGGATCCGCCGAGTTGCCTCTATCTTGGTATTTATCTTCACGTTTATTGGTGATCGCACCGCTTCCGCCGTGTCGGATAACGCGAGTATTCGATGCCTTCTCGTAACATTCTCCTGGGTTCAGGCATTCAATGGTAACTCGCTGCTCTGTCTTTCAAAGGCTGAGTACAAGACCTTGAACCAAGAGAGACATCAAAATACCGCACCAAAGTCTGTTTTCGTGGGTAGTGGTGCTTCTGGTAACGGATCATTCTTTAGCCGTCTCAAATGGGCTATCGCCATGCAGTGGAATCTGCGTCGCATCAAAACATACAGACCAGCCCGAAACACACCTCCATTCTCTTCCAAAGATCCAAGTTATATTCCATCAAGAGGTCGATTCTTATTGAACCGCATTGCTGTCATCCTCGCTTCCATTGCGTACATGGCCATTATTGGTCTCCAGCCCCAACCAACTCGCGAGGATCTCTCTGGTGACAGAATTATATTCTTCTCGCGATTAAATGAAGTGACACTGTATGAGCTTCTCCAGAGAGCCATTTCAACGGTCACATGGCTCTCTGGAATTGGGACAACCAGCGAGATTTGCTACAACGTAATCGCTGTCGTGTTAGTGGGCTTAGGCCTGAGTGAGCCAGTTATGTGGCCTTCTTGGTTTGGCTCCTTTACAGAGGCTTATAGTGTGCGCAGGTGGTGGAG catttcgTGGCATCAAACCTGGAGATGCTTCCTCACGGATCACGCCGATTGGGTTGTATATGACATACTACACCTCCCCAAGACTTCACTGATTACCCGCCACACCAAGAACTTGGTtgtattttatatatctgGGTTGATCCATCTAGCACCTGATCTTACCATTGGCATGCCTCTGAAAGAATCTTCTGCCATAATGTTCTTTACTTTTCAGGCAGTGGGTATCATGATTGAGGACTTGGTGCAAagtttaaataataagatcGGGCTGGTCAAGAGTTCGATTATGGCGAGATGCATTGGATATGTTTGGCTTGCGGCTTGGCTTGTTTGGACGATCCCGTGGTGGTCGTTCATTTGCACAATGCACATGAAGGCTGGGCAGGATGACCTGATTTCTCTGGCAAAACGCAACTATGCTTAA
- a CDS encoding related to pyridine nucleotide-disulfide oxidoreductase gives MPRRIIIIGGVAGGMSAATRLRRLDESAIITVFEQGAYTGFANCGIPYALGKVHELLSDRDAKYVCVIEAGFIGIEVAENLRKLGLAVSIVEYGSHIFPPIDGEMAEILHSELRDNGIQLFLNESAQKIDKSRITLSSGLVLPADLVILAAGVRARTGLAKQAGLVLGATGVSVNTHMQTSDPDIYAVGDMVETQNNITEKPAMLAMAGPANRQGRMAADHICGKTVNYRGNVGTSVCQVFGLTLGFVGLSTQVLRQLGHDPLSITVHPPDHAGYFPGSHTMTIRLAFRKETGQIMGAQIIGKAGVDKRIDVLATAMQFGSTVFDLEHLELGYAPPYGSAKDAVNMAGFVASNVLRGGCKIVHAEQLTREKLDELQVVDVRSPEEFARGHLHQAVNLPLNNLRQQLATLDRSRSTMVYCQVGYRGYLAYCILKQFGFDVVNLDGGFKTVVQGGCQSLHS, from the exons ATGCCCAGgagaatcatcatcattggtggGGTTGCGGGCGGCATGTCCGCGGCCACTCGTCTTCGGCGTCTTGATGAATCAGCCATCATTACTGTATTCGAACAGGGAGCATATACCGGCTTCGCCAACTGCGGCATCCCCTACGCACTGGGCAAG GTGCATGAATTGCTATCAGATCGCGATGCAAAGTATGTATGTGTGATCGAAGCCGGCTTCATCGGCATCGAGGTTGCTGAGAACCTGCGAAAGCTTGGACTCGCCGTTTCAATTGTCGAGTATGGATCGCATATCTTTCCGCCTATTGATGGCGAAATGGCTGAAATACTCCACTCAGAACTCCGCGACAACGGTATTCAGCTATTTCTGAACGAGTCAGCCCAGAAGATCGATAAGTCACGAATCACCTTATCTAGTGGACTCGTGCTACCCGCCGACCTGGTGATTTTGGCTGCAGGAGTCAGGGCTAGAACAGGACTGGCAAAGCAGGCAGGTTTGGTATTGGGCGCGACCGGAGTCAGCGTCAACACTCACATGCAAACCTCCGACCCTGACATATATGCAGTCGGGGATATGGTTGAGACACAAAACAATATCACGGAAAAGCCGGCAATGCTGGCCATGGCTGGTCCAGCCAACAGACAAGGCCGAATGGCGGCTGACCACATCTGCGGCAAAACGGTTAATTATCGTGGAAATGTTGGCACTTCCGTCTGTCAGGTATTCGGTTTGACGCTCGGCTTTGTCGGACTTTCGACTCAAGTACTCCGTCAACTTGGCCATGATCCTCTTTCGATCACGGTGCATCCCCCTGATCATGCAGGATATTTCCCAGGGTCACATACTATGACTATCAGACTTGCTTTCCGGAAGGAAACAGGCCAGATAATGGGAGCGCAGATTATTGGCAAAGCTGGTGTTGACAAAAGAATCGACGTCCTGGCGACAGCAATGCAGTTCGGTAGCACCGTCTTTGATCTCGAGCATCTTGAACTGGGATACGCGCCACCGTATGGCTCGGCAAAGGATGCAGTCAACATGGCTGGCTTTGTGGCATCTAATGTTCTTCGCGGAGGCTGTAAGATTGTCCATGCTGAACAGCTCACTAGAGAAAAACTTGACGAACTGCAAGTCGTGGATGTCCGCTCTCCTGAGGAATTTGCTCGTGGCCATCTTCACCAGGCAGTGAATCTTCCGCTCAATAACCTGAGGCAACAGTTGGCCACTCTGGATAGGTCAAGATCAACTATGGTATACTGTCAAGTTGGTTACCGCGGCTATTTGGCCTACTGTATTCTCAAACAGTTTGGGTTTGATGTCGTTAATCTTGATGGGGGCTTTAAGACAGTAGTTCAAGGAGGATGCCAATCATTACATAGCTGA
- a CDS encoding related to cytochrome P450 monooxygenase (lovA): protein MTYGLYRMILPKKKHNLPVFKLRDNNVLAVLTEAYQKYPTSPFMLELPGMEMAVLPPADVDTIRGLPESVVSIKKHHYDVFLGEYTYMGTKSDEFDSAMRNVLTRNTPAVLESFTEEVEYAISNTIGPCQDWTPVIARKAMCRVASLMSGRAFVGLPLSREPDWVEANVNYTADVSKAWMILKMIPQPVRFFVAPFLPQVRSLKRQRKNNEAKLAPLLEKKQGSSPALANEEKPVGGNLLDWFISQYKTTPTVQELGRDQLLATFASIYNLSNALTYIVFDLAATPEEDVEEMRKELMEVLGEDGVIDKNSLAKLKKLDSFAKESQRLCPPSLVNIPRIVTSPEGLKTSTGDVLPTGTRMTIMSHFINHDPKVYPDPETFDPFRFSRLREVPGNETKYQHASTGLDNINFGHGIWACPGRFFASAQIKVVLAHLLMNYDVKLRKGTGKPGQIHYGLAILPDAQAEIMFRSRN, encoded by the exons ATGACCTATGGTCTATATCGCATGATCCTACCGAAAAAGAAGCATAATTTGCCGGTATTCAAACTACGAGACAATAATGTGCTGGCTGTTCTTACCGAGGCGTACCAAAAG TACCCGACTTCGCCTTTTATGCTCGAACTGCCAGGGATGGAAATGGCTGTTCTGCCACCCGCCGATGTAGACACCATCCGTGGGCTCCCGGAGTCAGTTGTGTCAATTAA AAAGCACCATTACGATGTTTTTCTCGGAGAATATACTTACATGGGTACCAAGTCAGACGAATTCGACTCAGCAATGCGCAACGTTCTCACCCGAAACACCCCGGCCGTTCTCGAGTCATTCACCGAGGAGGTCGAATATGCGATTTCCAACACAATCGGCCCATGCCAGGACTGGACGCCTGTTATTGCTCGCAAGGCCATGTGCAGAGTCGCATCTCTCATGTCTGGAAGGGCGTTCGTGGGACTTCCACTGAGTCGTGAACCAGACTGGGTCGAAGCCAATGTCAACTATACAGCCGACGTCTCAAAGGCTTGGATGATTCTAAAGATGATCCCTCAGCCGGTCCGGTTTTTTGTCGCCCCTTTTCTCCCTCAGGTACGAAGCTTGAAGCGTCAGAGGAAGAATAATGAGGCGAAACTGGCACCACTCTTGGAAAAGAAACAGGGCTCGTCTCCAGCTTTGGCTAACGAAGAGAAGCCTGTTGGGGGAAATTTACTCGACTGGTTCATTTCGCAGTACAAAACAACCCCAACTGTTCAGGAGCTTGGCAGAGATCAACTCCTGGCAACATTTGCTTCAATCTACAATTTATCCAACGCCTTGACCTATATCGTCTTTGACCTGGCTGCCACTCCCGAGGAAGACGTTGAGGAGATGCGAAAGGAGCTGATGGAagttcttggagaagatggcgtAATTGATAAGAACTCATTGGCCAAGTTGAAAAAGCTTGATAGCTTTGCCAAAGAGTCTCAGCGCCTTTGTCCTCCGTCACTAG TCAATATTCCCCGTATCGTCACGAGTCCTGAAGGACTTAAGACATCTACCGGGGACGTTCTTCCTACAGGGACACGTATGACCATCATGAGCCACTTCATTAACCACGACCCCAAAGTATATCCTGATCCAGAAACATTCGATCCATTTCGTTTCTCTAGGCTTCGTGAGGTTCCAGGGAACGAGACTAAATACCAGCACGCATCAACAGGTCTTGACAACATCAATTTCGGGCACGGTATTTGGGCATGCCCGGGTCGGTTCTTCGCCAGCGCTCAGATTAAGGTGGTGCTCGCGCATCTACTTATGAACTATGATGTCAAACTTAGGAAGGGCACGGGCAAGCCAGGTCAGATTCATTACGGTTTGGCAATCCTTCCTGATGCACAGGCCGAGATTATGTTTAGGTCTCGGAATTAG
- a CDS encoding related to microsomal dipeptidase precursor — MAPISDEYLSQAHALLKRVPLVDGHNDFPYMIRGWFGNNFELFHPGIHNMPIGQTDLTRLRKGLIGGQFWSAFIPIPKTNDTLGKLECLMKTLQQIDTIHLMIENFSDHFGAVNSSKDIETIFKSGRIASLIGVEGLHQIADSASVLRLFHKLGVRYITLCHDDDNRYADSSNGKSTNGGLSSYGLDMIREMNRIGMIVDLSHTTTETQKQVLSVSEAPVIFSHSSCNSLLPSPRNVTDEILDLLKTNNGLIMICFLPDLVSANGVQGAMIDQVIDHIIYAGRRIGFEHVGIGSDFDGMLEGPKDLDDVSKYPKLVEKLFERGLSEDVVAQTLGGNVIRVLGEVEAVSRELKGHVPVLSDPIEEVWTSEQKDILTRMGTLRSSRGSGTNLAL; from the exons ATGGCTCCAATATCTGATGAATACTTGTCGCAGGCTCATGCTCTACTGAAAAGAGTCCCGTTGGTCG ATGGACACAATGACTTTCCCTACATGATTCGAGGATGGTTTGGAAATAACTTTGAACTCTTCCATCCTGGGATTCATAATATGCCTATTGGCCAAACAGACCTAACACGATTAAGAAAGGGCCTCATTGGTGGACAATTCTGGAGCGCTTTCATCCCAAT TCCAAAAACCAATGATACACTCGGCAAGCTTGAGTGTCTGATGAAGACTTTGCAGCAGATTGACACCATTCATTTAATGATTGAGAACTTTTCTGATCATTTCGGGGCGGTAAACTCATCAAAGGATATTGAAACAATTTTTAAATCAGGAAGGATTGCTAGTTTGATCGGTGTTGAAGGACTGCATCAGATTGCTGACAGTGCTTCCGTTCTGAGGCTGTTCCACAAACTTGGTGTCAGATATATCACTCTCTGTCATGATGACGATAATCGATACGCTGATTCCTCG AACGGAAAGAGTACAAATGGTGGTTTATCCAGCTATGGCCTGGATATGATACGTGAAATGAACCGCATTGGCAT GATAGTCGACTTGTCGCATACAACTACAGAAACTCAAAAACAAGTTTTGAGTGTCTCTGAAGCCCCAGTCATTTTCTCTCATTCCTCCTG TAACTCGCTACTACCCAGTCCTCGTAACGTCACAGATGAGATCCTAGATCTTTTAAAGACAAACAACGGCCTTATAATGATCTGCTTTCTCCCTGACCTTGTCAGCGCCAACGGAGTCCAGGGGGCTATGATCGATCAGGTCATTGACCACATCATATATGCAGGTCGAAGGATAGGCTTCGAGCATGTTGGCATTGGCTCTGACTTCGATGGTATGTTAGAAGGTCCAAAAGATTTAGATGATGTGTCTAAATACCCGAAGCTTGTTGAAAAGCTTTTCGAGCGTGGACTCTCAGAAGATGTTGTCGCACAAACGCTTGGTGGCAATGTAATTCGGGTTCTAGGTGAGGTGGAAGCCGTGTCAAGAGAGCTCAAAGGCCACGTACCTGTATTATCGGATCCGATAGAGGAAGTATGGACATCAGAACAGAAAGATATACTGACTAGGATGGGAACGTTAAGGAGTTCTCGGGGTTCTGGTACCAACTTGGCCCTTTAA